From Orenia marismortui DSM 5156, one genomic window encodes:
- a CDS encoding patatin-like phospholipase family protein, with amino-acid sequence MKKVKALIMINLLFLNLYLYSLPAYSNPLITQVRKDGEIYLVEDYYRFKNIEGSTVGLALTGGGAKGLFNIGVIKALEEEKIPIDIIVGTSMGSIIATMYGSGLSIEQIEDIVTQVPFSKMFDFNLASNESILNTVKVNKFVEKVVNSKRLDQFPIPTALLSIELTSGNKYLTTTGRISEVLQGSYAIPYYFPIQRVKGKVFADPGIVENSPAKAASVLDADFVIATTYKGEISDNNYDTPGEIAARYMKLVQESNTSKILSKYSDIAIESDVVDYSFMDFSKADKLINIGYRTTKRMIPEIKEKLEAKNIKLRNYKKREKIDLNQEIKDLKYDRMLIEELSYNPICYYGQDYSFFKHDLIRSSLYKFQYGMNLDKNHFNLTVLSTAEDNKDDVELKLRFRKLSKDIDLITKYKLNEDKDDDFMAGLRYYGDDYILGIGRGIINDQNFNYLKSKYKVGISSFLLEGESDILYPFKDEELKILISQTGEYKLNDNWILQPKLVFNNTNIMESPIIYRGESPNDFVKLQLSLNFTYNHTFINIIDFMRIFRLTDIQAYLFSDYQKDDSSSIALGIGSKADFKLLGLKPLDLEVYGGYDKEVKDIKFGMNICYDF; translated from the coding sequence ATGAAAAAAGTCAAAGCTTTAATTATGATAAATTTATTATTTCTTAATCTTTATTTATATAGTTTGCCAGCATACTCTAATCCTCTTATTACTCAGGTTAGAAAAGATGGTGAAATATATCTTGTAGAAGATTACTATAGATTTAAGAATATAGAGGGTTCAACAGTTGGATTGGCTCTTACTGGTGGTGGTGCTAAAGGTTTATTTAATATAGGGGTAATTAAAGCTTTAGAAGAGGAAAAAATTCCAATTGATATTATAGTAGGTACTAGTATGGGATCTATTATTGCTACTATGTATGGAAGTGGATTATCAATTGAGCAGATAGAAGATATAGTAACCCAAGTTCCTTTTTCCAAAATGTTTGATTTTAATCTAGCTAGCAATGAATCAATTTTGAATACAGTAAAGGTAAATAAATTTGTAGAAAAAGTAGTAAATAGTAAGAGACTAGATCAATTTCCTATTCCAACAGCTTTGTTAAGTATTGAATTAACTAGTGGGAATAAATATCTTACTACGACAGGTAGAATATCTGAGGTTCTTCAAGGTTCTTATGCTATTCCTTATTATTTTCCTATACAAAGGGTGAAAGGGAAAGTTTTTGCTGATCCTGGGATTGTAGAAAATAGTCCTGCTAAGGCAGCTAGTGTTTTAGATGCAGATTTTGTAATTGCAACTACATATAAAGGTGAAATAAGTGATAATAATTATGATACTCCAGGGGAAATTGCTGCTAGATACATGAAATTGGTTCAAGAAAGTAATACTTCTAAGATCTTGAGTAAATATTCTGATATAGCAATTGAAAGTGATGTAGTAGATTATTCTTTTATGGATTTTAGTAAGGCAGATAAATTAATCAACATTGGATATAGGACTACTAAAAGAATGATTCCAGAAATTAAAGAAAAGTTAGAAGCTAAGAATATTAAATTACGAAATTATAAAAAAAGAGAAAAGATTGATTTGAATCAGGAGATTAAAGATTTAAAGTATGATAGGATGTTAATAGAAGAATTAAGTTATAATCCTATATGTTATTATGGACAGGATTATTCTTTCTTTAAACATGATTTAATTAGATCATCTTTATATAAATTTCAATATGGTATGAATCTTGATAAGAATCATTTTAATTTAACAGTACTATCTACTGCTGAAGATAATAAAGATGATGTAGAGTTAAAATTAAGGTTTAGAAAGTTAAGTAAAGATATTGATTTGATTACAAAATATAAGTTGAATGAAGACAAAGATGATGATTTTATGGCAGGATTAAGATATTATGGTGATGACTATATTTTAGGAATAGGCCGAGGAATTATTAATGATCAAAATTTTAATTATTTAAAGAGTAAATATAAGGTGGGGATTTCTTCTTTTCTACTAGAAGGAGAGAGTGATATATTATATCCTTTCAAAGATGAAGAGCTTAAAATCTTGATCTCTCAAACAGGTGAGTACAAATTAAATGATAATTGGATTTTACAACCTAAACTAGTATTCAATAATACAAATATTATGGAATCACCAATAATCTATCGAGGTGAAAGTCCTAATGATTTTGTTAAATTGCAGTTATCTTTAAATTTTACTTATAATCATACATTTATTAATATCATAGATTTTATGCGTATTTTTAGGTTAACCGATATCCAGGCATATTTATTTAGTGATTATCAAAAAGATGATAGCTCATCAATAGCCCTTGGAATAGGTAGTAAAGCTGATTTTAAATTATTAGGGCTTAAACCATTAGATTTAGAGGTTTATGGAGGCTATGATAAAGAAGTAAAAGATATTAAATTTGGGATGAATATTTGTTATGATTTTTAA
- the dprA gene encoding DNA-processing protein DprA — MEEKLYWIWASGIKGLGPRKLKRLLDYFIDAKGIWKADIEQITNVDSIGPVLGRRIINSKKYFNFKKEYKKIKKFGVRVVTLGDKCYPKLLKEIYDSPPVLYYKGDLSALNIKPTIAVVGSRKCTTYGELIAEKLSNRLASMGISIISGMARGIDTFAHQGALESGTTCAILGSGIDIVYPPENNNLMKEIINNGAVLTPFPMGTRPYGRNFPRRNRIISGLSLGTVVVEATKKSGSLITAEFALEQGREVFAIPGDITRKQSMGSNKLIKSGAKLVQNIDDILEEINFSSLLRTDIDLDSSNNDFKNKKSNNNLLDENIINKNNIIKKLTPEQKKVYQRLSYSPKQFEYLLNVINLNSAELNTVLLELELEELIEQLPGKRFRLAT; from the coding sequence GTGGAAGAGAAACTTTATTGGATCTGGGCAAGTGGAATAAAAGGTTTGGGACCTAGAAAGTTAAAAAGATTATTAGATTATTTTATTGATGCAAAAGGTATTTGGAAAGCAGATATAGAACAAATTACTAATGTGGATAGTATTGGTCCAGTTTTAGGGCGAAGAATTATTAATTCTAAAAAGTATTTTAATTTTAAAAAAGAATATAAGAAAATAAAAAAATTTGGAGTTAGAGTTGTAACTTTAGGAGATAAATGTTATCCTAAATTATTAAAGGAGATCTATGATTCTCCTCCTGTCTTATATTATAAAGGTGATTTATCTGCACTAAACATTAAACCAACTATAGCTGTTGTTGGTTCTAGAAAATGTACAACTTATGGTGAGTTAATAGCTGAAAAATTAAGTAATAGATTAGCAAGTATGGGAATATCAATTATTAGTGGCATGGCTCGAGGAATAGATACATTTGCTCATCAAGGAGCTTTAGAGTCTGGAACAACTTGTGCTATTTTAGGTTCAGGTATTGATATTGTATATCCACCTGAAAATAATAATTTAATGAAAGAAATAATTAATAATGGTGCTGTACTAACTCCTTTTCCTATGGGGACTAGACCTTATGGAAGGAATTTTCCTCGAAGAAATAGGATAATTAGTGGGCTTTCTTTGGGGACAGTTGTAGTAGAAGCAACTAAAAAGAGTGGTTCATTGATTACTGCTGAATTTGCACTAGAACAGGGGAGAGAGGTCTTTGCTATTCCAGGTGATATAACTAGGAAACAAAGTATGGGAAGTAATAAATTAATTAAATCAGGGGCAAAACTAGTTCAGAATATAGATGATATTTTAGAAGAAATTAATTTTTCTAGCTTATTACGGACTGATATAGATCTAGATAGCTCTAATAATGACTTTAAAAATAAGAAATCAAATAATAATTTGTTAGATGAGAATATAATAAATAAAAATAATATTATAAAAAAATTGACTCCAGAACAAAAGAAAGTATATCAGAGATTGTCATATAGCCCAAAACAATTTGAATATTTATTAAATGTTATAAATTTGAATTCAGCAGAATTGAATACAGTATTATTGGAGTTAGAATTGGAAGAGCTAATAGAACAATTACCAGGTAAAAGGTTTAGATTAGCTACATAG
- a CDS encoding MarR family winged helix-turn-helix transcriptional regulator gives MEINKPIGKWILSLHKHNKKYISQNLKKYNLNRNESSILIYLYNNGDGINQEELAWEMGVDKSTISRAIKELIKNNFISKRRSLDDGRVFLIYLTERSMSVKQEIKDAYYNWFSLIMEGISKEEINIILKNLEMIFNKIKHLE, from the coding sequence ATGGAAATCAATAAACCTATTGGTAAATGGATTTTGAGTCTACATAAACATAATAAAAAATATATTTCGCAAAATTTAAAAAAATATAATCTTAATCGTAATGAATCAAGTATATTGATATATTTATATAATAATGGTGATGGAATTAATCAAGAAGAATTAGCTTGGGAGATGGGGGTTGATAAGTCTACAATTTCTAGAGCGATAAAGGAACTTATAAAGAATAATTTTATTAGCAAAAGACGTTCTTTAGATGATGGAAGAGTCTTTTTGATATATTTAACTGAGAGATCTATGAGTGTAAAACAAGAAATTAAAGATGCTTATTACAATTGGTTTTCTTTAATCATGGAGGGAATTTCAAAAGAAGAAATAAATATAATTTTGAAAAATTTAGAGATGATTTTTAATAAAATAAAACATTTAGAATAA
- a CDS encoding DegV family protein, with the protein MNIKIVADSGCDLNPELQKKLNIKLVPLTINIGENEYQDNESFNVKQLLNIMKENDNPPKTASPSPNLFMEAYEGDENVFVITLSSKLSSTYNNAILAKNMFLEDKKEKFIHVFDSLSASIGETLVSLKIQELAQNNTRSKIIEKTNKYIKEMKTFFLLESLDNLIKAGRMNKVKGKLASFLSIKPIMGDENGEIKLVDKARGSKRAFKKLVNVIGKHNDKLEEKILGIAHCNCLEKAERFKEEVLKKYNFKDIIIVETGGLSSVYANDGGIIISF; encoded by the coding sequence ATGAATATAAAAATTGTAGCAGACAGTGGTTGTGACCTAAATCCCGAATTACAGAAGAAATTAAATATTAAATTAGTTCCTTTAACCATAAATATTGGAGAAAATGAATATCAAGATAATGAATCATTTAACGTTAAACAACTACTAAATATAATGAAAGAAAATGATAACCCACCAAAAACAGCAAGCCCTTCTCCAAACTTATTTATGGAAGCTTATGAAGGAGACGAAAATGTATTTGTGATCACTTTAAGCTCAAAATTAAGTAGCACCTACAACAATGCTATTTTAGCTAAAAATATGTTTTTAGAAGATAAGAAAGAAAAATTTATACATGTGTTTGATTCTTTAAGTGCTTCTATTGGAGAAACTTTGGTCAGTTTAAAAATCCAGGAACTAGCTCAAAATAACACTCGTAGCAAAATAATAGAAAAGACAAATAAATATATCAAAGAAATGAAAACTTTCTTTCTACTTGAATCATTAGATAATCTAATCAAAGCTGGCAGAATGAATAAAGTAAAAGGTAAACTAGCATCTTTTCTATCTATCAAGCCTATAATGGGAGACGAAAATGGAGAAATAAAGTTAGTTGATAAGGCTAGAGGATCTAAAAGAGCATTTAAAAAATTAGTCAATGTTATAGGCAAACACAATGATAAATTAGAAGAGAAAATTTTAGGTATAGCTCATTGTAATTGTTTAGAAAAAGCAGAAAGATTTAAAGAAGAAGTTCTAAAAAAATATAACTTTAAAGATATTATTATTGTTGAAACTGGTGGACTTAGTAGTGTATATGCAAATGATGGAGGCATTATAATCTCCTTTTAA
- a CDS encoding outer membrane lipoprotein-sorting protein: MKKIITLLTLIIVLLVGANAFAISGKEVMQSAKDRDTGNTMHALMGMDLVDDNGEVKPRTIEVWGITYNQEKDLSKSIMEFKSPASVKETRFLQVENDDRDDDKWIYLPALGRVRRISSSEGDSSFMGSDFTYDDMETREVEEDKHKLLRVEKLGKYECYVIESIPKDLEDAQYAKRISWVTKDHYIPVKVEMYSKKTGKVQKLLTVKQNIGKINGIWTIFNTTMKDLESGYSTKLYIKRSSSGAPYIEYNKRINPSRFTQRFLKMGR, encoded by the coding sequence ATGAAAAAGATAATAACTTTATTGACTTTAATTATAGTTTTGTTAGTTGGTGCTAATGCTTTTGCTATTTCTGGTAAAGAGGTAATGCAAAGTGCAAAGGATAGAGATACCGGAAATACAATGCATGCTTTAATGGGAATGGATTTAGTAGATGATAATGGAGAAGTAAAACCTAGAACAATAGAAGTATGGGGTATCACTTATAATCAAGAAAAAGACTTATCAAAGTCAATAATGGAATTTAAGTCTCCAGCTTCAGTTAAAGAAACTAGATTTTTGCAAGTTGAAAATGATGATCGTGATGATGATAAATGGATTTATTTGCCCGCGTTAGGTAGGGTAAGAAGGATTTCATCTTCAGAAGGCGACAGCTCTTTTATGGGATCTGATTTTACTTATGATGATATGGAAACTAGAGAAGTAGAAGAAGATAAACATAAGTTGTTGAGGGTAGAAAAGTTAGGAAAATATGAATGTTATGTAATAGAGTCGATTCCAAAGGATTTAGAAGATGCACAATATGCCAAAAGAATTTCTTGGGTAACAAAAGATCACTATATTCCAGTGAAGGTTGAGATGTATAGTAAGAAGACTGGAAAAGTACAAAAGTTGTTAACAGTAAAACAAAATATAGGTAAGATTAATGGCATTTGGACAATATTTAATACTACAATGAAAGATTTAGAAAGTGGTTACTCTACAAAACTATATATCAAAAGAAGTAGTTCAGGTGCACCATATATTGAGTATAATAAAAGGATAAATCCATCTAGGTTTACACAAAGGTTCTTAAAGATGGGAAGATAA
- a CDS encoding MMPL family transporter, translating to MGKIFNHSKLIIIIIFIITAFFAFQLPKIKINNEVDIFLPENHPSRIAKDKMEDIYGSSEAMVIAINVKKGTILDKKNITMIQNLTEELEDIENVDEVTSLTNADYIDGTAEGMEVSPLAEAPQQTDSELLDIKRKLISWNLYKGNLYNEDFKASQIMIKLKPDIEITAKEKIYFDVKEILKGYERENIDFYLAGSPAVTVLMGNNMEGDLARLIPFVILVVLISLYLSFKNVSGVVLPTMTVVISTIWALGIMAMLGINLTMVSTVIPVLLVAVGSAYGIHIISHYYDEIKANMNEDFNEEVHHKIVLYTVKKVGKAVVLAGITTIVGFGSLATSSIMPIKNFGIFTAVGVATALVVAILLIPAILIVRHKKVKYNNSRDEEGTLTKILIALYHYFSEKRVRILVLTFVTIIISVMGTSKIVIDNILVEMFKEKTEIRQADKFANNNLNGTNVLNVLIKGREEGSLTNPEILKEMDELGVYLKHNFNEVGKVTSFADFIKRMNKVMNYPQEELVSKDQAEVSNFGKETTSSFGEETTSDFEKETTSNFGEETTSSFGQETTSDFGEETTSSFGQEDNSSQATKVRQLEIKEPSKQEISERDLVVLLNQAIIKAKRLNLTAEELVELVNKELNYKGEAYNEIPYDPSKYPVEKREGLKNLISQYLLLYSGSLDDLINDQLEPSKARMMIQMKTASNITTKKVKKAIIDYASRNFPEGYEVSIAGTADMSLAVNNLIVSSQIKSILLSLIVVFIIVAISYRSLIAGIFGIVPLSISLLINFGLMGFLGIKLDIGTAMVASIAIGIGVDYTIHFLSTYNHERIKTDNLEVVTKKTLLSSGKAIIFNAVSVAAGFAVLLFSNFNPLVNLGLLVSITMVTSSVASMTVLPVLLNIFKPKFISNKGMIDEGNDSLVINQ from the coding sequence ATGGGAAAAATTTTTAATCATTCTAAGCTGATTATTATAATTATCTTTATTATAACAGCTTTTTTTGCTTTTCAACTACCTAAGATTAAGATAAATAATGAAGTTGATATATTTTTGCCTGAGAATCATCCATCTAGGATTGCTAAAGATAAAATGGAAGATATCTATGGGAGTTCAGAAGCGATGGTAATAGCTATAAATGTCAAAAAAGGAACTATATTAGATAAGAAGAATATTACTATGATTCAAAATTTAACTGAAGAATTAGAGGATATTGAAAATGTTGATGAGGTTACATCTTTGACTAATGCAGATTATATAGATGGTACTGCTGAAGGAATGGAAGTTTCTCCACTTGCAGAAGCCCCTCAACAGACAGATAGTGAGCTATTAGATATCAAAAGAAAATTAATTTCTTGGAATCTTTATAAAGGTAATCTTTATAATGAAGATTTCAAAGCTAGCCAAATAATGATCAAATTAAAGCCAGATATTGAAATAACGGCTAAAGAGAAGATATATTTTGATGTGAAAGAAATATTGAAGGGATATGAAAGAGAAAATATAGATTTTTATTTAGCAGGAAGTCCAGCAGTTACAGTATTGATGGGTAATAATATGGAGGGAGATTTAGCTAGGCTAATTCCTTTTGTTATTTTAGTAGTACTTATCTCATTATACTTATCTTTCAAAAATGTGAGTGGGGTAGTCTTACCTACTATGACAGTAGTTATTAGTACTATCTGGGCTTTAGGTATAATGGCGATGTTAGGAATTAATTTAACTATGGTTTCTACAGTTATTCCAGTATTATTAGTTGCAGTTGGCAGTGCTTATGGAATACATATTATTAGTCATTATTATGACGAAATTAAAGCCAATATGAATGAAGATTTTAATGAAGAAGTTCACCATAAGATAGTTCTATATACTGTAAAGAAAGTTGGGAAAGCGGTAGTCTTAGCTGGGATAACAACAATAGTAGGATTTGGCTCTTTAGCAACTAGTAGTATAATGCCAATTAAGAATTTTGGTATATTTACAGCTGTAGGAGTAGCAACAGCTTTAGTGGTTGCAATTTTATTAATACCTGCTATATTGATAGTTAGACATAAGAAAGTAAAATATAATAATAGTAGAGATGAAGAAGGTACATTAACTAAAATTTTAATAGCTTTATATCATTACTTTTCTGAAAAGAGAGTTAGAATATTGGTATTAACCTTTGTTACTATTATTATTTCTGTTATGGGAACATCTAAGATAGTAATTGATAATATTCTAGTAGAGATGTTTAAAGAAAAGACTGAAATTAGGCAAGCTGATAAGTTTGCTAATAACAATCTAAATGGTACAAATGTACTTAATGTTCTTATTAAAGGAAGAGAAGAAGGTAGTTTGACCAATCCCGAAATATTAAAAGAAATGGACGAATTGGGAGTTTATTTAAAGCATAATTTTAATGAAGTTGGTAAAGTGACTTCTTTTGCAGATTTTATCAAAAGAATGAATAAAGTAATGAATTATCCGCAAGAAGAGCTGGTCTCTAAAGATCAAGCTGAAGTAAGTAACTTTGGTAAAGAAACTACATCTAGTTTTGGTGAGGAAACAACCTCTGATTTTGAAAAAGAGACTACAAGTAATTTTGGTGAAGAAACTACATCTAGTTTTGGTCAAGAGACAACTAGTGATTTTGGAGAGGAAACTACTTCTAGCTTTGGCCAAGAAGATAACTCTTCACAAGCAACTAAAGTTCGACAATTAGAGATAAAAGAACCTTCAAAGCAGGAGATCTCTGAAAGAGATTTAGTAGTATTACTTAATCAGGCTATTATTAAAGCTAAGAGATTAAACTTAACAGCAGAAGAATTAGTAGAACTAGTAAATAAAGAATTAAATTATAAAGGTGAAGCATATAATGAAATACCTTATGATCCAAGTAAATACCCTGTTGAAAAAAGAGAGGGATTGAAAAACTTAATTTCACAATACCTATTATTGTATTCGGGAAGCTTAGATGATTTAATTAATGATCAGTTAGAACCATCTAAAGCTAGAATGATGATTCAAATGAAGACGGCAAGTAATATTACAACCAAAAAAGTTAAGAAAGCTATAATAGACTATGCAAGTAGAAATTTTCCTGAAGGTTATGAAGTTAGCATTGCTGGGACAGCTGATATGTCTTTAGCAGTTAATAATTTAATAGTCTCTAGTCAAATTAAAAGCATATTACTTTCTTTAATTGTGGTATTTATTATAGTTGCAATCTCATATAGATCTTTGATTGCTGGTATTTTTGGTATAGTACCTCTATCGATTTCATTATTAATTAATTTTGGTTTGATGGGATTTTTAGGAATAAAATTGGATATTGGAACAGCTATGGTAGCGTCAATTGCTATAGGAATTGGTGTTGATTATACAATCCATTTCTTATCAACTTATAATCATGAAAGAATAAAAACTGACAATTTAGAAGTAGTAACTAAGAAGACCCTTCTTAGTTCAGGAAAAGCTATAATTTTTAATGCTGTTTCAGTAGCTGCAGGATTTGCTGTTTTACTATTTTCTAACTTTAACCCGTTAGTAAATCTTGGTTTATTGGTAAGTATTACAATGGTTACATCTTCGGTAGCATCAATGACTGTTTTACCTGTTTTATTAAATATATTTAAACCTAAATTCATTAGTAATAAAGGTATGATAGATGAAGGTAATGATTCTTTAGTAATAAATCAATAA
- a CDS encoding HAD family hydrolase — translation MQNQNTALFDLDGTLLRIDFEEFLKNYFKALTAEFHDLLRDSDKFIKILMKSTEEMIKNDGRRTNQEVFMDSFFSLLDVQNTELVSSRIEYFYKNKFSLLGEGFSENKDAIKIIKKLKKAGYRLAITTNPLFPKTAVLERIKWVGLKVKDFELITSYENMHYAKPNLKYYQEVINKMKVKADQCIMVGNDLQEDMIAGQLGVKTFLIDDYLIDRKDGSSIKVDWRGSLKEFRDIIERID, via the coding sequence ATTCAAAACCAAAACACAGCTTTATTTGATTTAGATGGTACATTATTAAGGATTGATTTTGAAGAATTTCTTAAAAATTATTTTAAGGCTTTAACAGCAGAGTTTCATGATTTATTAAGAGATTCTGATAAATTTATTAAGATACTGATGAAATCAACTGAAGAGATGATAAAAAATGATGGTAGAAGGACTAATCAAGAAGTCTTTATGGATTCTTTCTTTTCTTTATTAGATGTTCAAAATACAGAATTGGTGAGTTCTAGAATTGAGTATTTTTATAAGAATAAGTTTTCTTTGCTTGGAGAGGGATTTAGTGAAAATAAAGATGCTATAAAAATAATAAAAAAATTAAAGAAAGCAGGTTATAGATTGGCTATAACGACTAATCCACTTTTCCCAAAAACAGCAGTTTTAGAAAGGATCAAATGGGTTGGATTGAAGGTAAAGGATTTTGAATTAATAACTTCTTATGAAAATATGCATTATGCTAAACCCAATTTAAAGTATTATCAAGAGGTAATAAATAAAATGAAAGTTAAAGCAGATCAATGTATTATGGTAGGTAATGACTTACAAGAAGATATGATTGCTGGTCAATTAGGTGTAAAGACTTTCTTGATTGATGATTATTTGATTGATAGAAAAGATGGTAGTAGTATTAAAGTTGATTGGCGAGGGTCTTTAAAGGAATTTAGAGATATTATTGAAAGGATAGATTAA